The Trichocoleus sp. FACHB-46 region ATACTATATGGTCAAGCAAGGACTGAGTATGGGAGTTTCGAGCTTAAGGCAAGCTATTATAGAGTTAGCTCAAGAAAGTAGGTTAAATGCTATGAGAGCGAAGAATCTATACAACATAGATATAGTTTAAGGTTTCTCGAAGGGTGCGCTCGCTCCTCCTTACTTTAGAAATGCATTAGTAGGATGATGTGGAATACGACCCAAAAACATTACAGGCGATCGCAGACCCTGTTTTCAGCACATTATCTTTGCCAGGATGAGCGATCGCGCTTTACGTGGCAGAGTTGTTTGCTATCGGGCGTGAAATTACTTTAAAGGCAGGCAAATTGTGAATGTACTGCCTTTACCTAGCTCGCTTTGTACCTTCAATCTACCTTGCTGGGCCTCAACAATGGCCTTAGCGATCGCTAACCCTAAGCCAGTGCCTCCCGTTTGACGAGAGCGATCGCCACTGACCCGATAGAAGCGCTCAAAAATGCGTAATTGATGTTCTGAGGCAATGCCAATTCCGGTGTCTTGAATATAAATCAGAGCGTGGGTATCCGCTTGCTCTAAAGTCACTGTCACGATCCCACCGTTAGGAGTGTATTGCAGAGCATTGACAATCAAATTAGCGATCAATCGGCTGAGCTGATTTTCATCTCCTATGACATATAACGGTTCGTTAGCTCGGATCTGGGCCGTTAACTGAATCGGAGCAGCAATCTCAAGCACCGATAAACTCTCTACCAAGTCACTGATTAAGTCATTGAGACAGCAAGACTGATGCCTGTCTACCGACTTCTTTTGATCCATGCGAGAGAGCAGCAAGAGATCTTGCACTAGGGCAGCCAGTCGGTGGTTTTGGCGAGCGATCGCGCCTAAAGTGTCCTGCACATCCTCAGGCGAGAGAGAAGCAGTATTTTCAACCGCTTCTACCGTGGCTCGGATAGCCGCGATCGGGGTGCGTAATTCATGGGCTGCATCAGCGGTGAACTGTTGCATTTGGGCGTAGGAGCGGAAAACAGGTTGCATGGCTAGTCCTGCGAGCCACCAACTGGCACCTCCCACCATCAGCATCGAAAGCGGCAATCCGACTGCGAGCAATAACCTCAGGGTGGCAAGATGGTCGTCAAATTCCTGGAGCGATCGCCCAATCTGCATATAGCTCCAAGGAACTCCTGTAGCTGTTTTTAACAACAAGGTGACTTGGCGGTAGCGGCTGCCATTATCGTCGCGAACAGTCTGCCAGCCTTCTTGAGTCGTTGGCGGTGGTAATCCTGGGGGTGGTGAGCTGAGTTGAGCCAACATTTGCCCCGATTGGTCAAAGAAGCGCACGTAGTAGTGGCCTGTTTGGACAATGCCGAGAACGTGTCGAGATTGCGCGCCTTGGGAGCAGCTCGTGCCTACCACACATAACCCTGGCAGGACTTGTTTGACCACAGGTTCAAGGCGATTAGGCTGTTTCAGCTTCGGTTCTAGGGTGTCGTGTAGGGTGCCCGAAATCGACTGAAGTTCTTGTTCTACTGCTTGCCAGTGGGTGTATGCCAACATCTCGTAAGCAACCAAGCCACTGACGCTGAGAATCAGCCCCATGACGCCAGCGTACCAGCCCGCCAGTTGAGCGCGAGTGCGATTAAATAGCTTATTTTGCTGCATGGGCGTGGAGTCGGTAGCCGAGGCCATGCACAGTCTCAATCAAGCCA contains the following coding sequences:
- the rppB gene encoding two-component system sensor histidine kinase RppB, with translation MASATDSTPMQQNKLFNRTRAQLAGWYAGVMGLILSVSGLVAYEMLAYTHWQAVEQELQSISGTLHDTLEPKLKQPNRLEPVVKQVLPGLCVVGTSCSQGAQSRHVLGIVQTGHYYVRFFDQSGQMLAQLSSPPPGLPPPTTQEGWQTVRDDNGSRYRQVTLLLKTATGVPWSYMQIGRSLQEFDDHLATLRLLLAVGLPLSMLMVGGASWWLAGLAMQPVFRSYAQMQQFTADAAHELRTPIAAIRATVEAVENTASLSPEDVQDTLGAIARQNHRLAALVQDLLLLSRMDQKKSVDRHQSCCLNDLISDLVESLSVLEIAAPIQLTAQIRANEPLYVIGDENQLSRLIANLIVNALQYTPNGGIVTVTLEQADTHALIYIQDTGIGIASEHQLRIFERFYRVSGDRSRQTGGTGLGLAIAKAIVEAQQGRLKVQSELGKGSTFTICLPLK